Proteins encoded together in one Planctomyces sp. SH-PL14 window:
- a CDS encoding BatA domain-containing protein, giving the protein MTWLAPYFLNPAIALPALLLVSVPIVIHLINRLRYKTVRFAAMEFLLTSEKRNRRRVFLEQLLLLASRILLVLLIGALIARLIVDPSQLSLFQGAQAHHVVILDDSGSMRDRVGESTAFDEAKGVIRKLLAEGAQRPGTQRFTLIRLSRPAETISGLSERDIDDAFVKDAAGKLENIDCTFGAFPLTPALTAARQRLGEDRATTKHLHILSDFRRHDWAEDKALSTELKDLGGADVSLNLVRVVGESNENLAVSDLAGFVEVAAAKVPVTFGAKVSNFGTREASDVAVGILVDGNRLPATKVIPKIAAGETVDLPFETIFNTAGTHRLQLTLEADPLEQDNIRYLAVRVPDENPVLIIDGTPGAEQGLYLADAIAANRAVTGYAPTIDGPDGLRKLSLDKYHFLYLVNVPSLQPDALAALEDYVRGGGGLAWFLGDLVQPDFYNKTLYAGGAGLFPVPIANSPARMVRDASVVRPDITVSRHPITNVLSGQDNPFIDVVRVNLFYPPAEDVPADLWNHVKPIATLQGGPPLIMEHAFGEGRIVTCLTTAGPLRDPQGMMWNNWASGEGAVSFSVLQLELAKYIARQDLTLPRRTVGEPIAATFSLGQYKEEVEVLTPDDQAIKIKAQVEEGAGATTSSTPTASVTFRDTERPGIYALRLAGSGQPGEERLAAYNVPPQEGQLELASEEILRRQLGDVEATIQAAGSFEWIRSDSPGSEIRRWLLWLLVLIGMAEQALAYRLSYHA; this is encoded by the coding sequence GTGACCTGGCTCGCCCCCTACTTCCTGAATCCCGCCATCGCCCTGCCGGCCCTCCTGCTGGTCTCGGTGCCGATCGTGATTCATCTCATCAACCGGCTGCGGTACAAGACGGTCCGCTTCGCCGCGATGGAGTTCCTGCTGACGAGCGAGAAGCGGAACCGGCGGCGGGTGTTCCTGGAGCAGCTTCTGCTCCTGGCCAGCCGCATCCTGCTCGTGCTGCTCATCGGGGCCCTGATCGCCCGGCTGATCGTCGATCCCTCGCAGCTCTCGCTCTTCCAGGGGGCGCAGGCCCACCACGTCGTGATTCTCGACGACAGCGGCTCGATGCGGGACCGCGTCGGCGAGTCGACGGCGTTCGATGAGGCGAAAGGCGTCATCCGCAAGCTGCTGGCCGAAGGGGCCCAGCGTCCGGGGACGCAGCGGTTCACGCTCATCCGTCTCTCCCGCCCGGCGGAGACGATCAGCGGCCTCAGCGAACGGGACATCGACGACGCCTTCGTGAAGGACGCCGCGGGCAAGCTGGAGAACATTGACTGCACCTTCGGGGCTTTCCCCCTCACGCCCGCCCTGACCGCCGCCCGCCAGCGGCTCGGCGAGGACCGGGCGACCACGAAACACCTCCACATCCTCTCCGACTTCCGCCGGCACGACTGGGCGGAGGACAAGGCCCTCAGCACCGAGCTCAAGGACCTGGGAGGGGCGGACGTCTCGCTCAACCTCGTGCGGGTCGTCGGCGAGTCGAACGAGAACCTCGCAGTCTCGGATCTGGCCGGTTTCGTCGAAGTCGCGGCGGCCAAGGTCCCGGTGACATTCGGAGCGAAGGTCTCGAACTTCGGGACGCGGGAAGCGAGCGACGTGGCGGTCGGGATCCTGGTCGACGGCAACCGGCTCCCGGCGACGAAGGTGATTCCCAAGATCGCGGCGGGCGAGACGGTCGACCTGCCCTTCGAAACGATCTTCAATACCGCCGGGACGCATCGCCTGCAGCTGACCCTCGAGGCCGATCCGCTGGAGCAGGACAACATCCGCTACCTGGCGGTCCGGGTCCCGGACGAGAACCCGGTCCTGATCATCGACGGCACGCCGGGGGCGGAGCAGGGGCTGTATCTGGCTGACGCAATCGCGGCGAACCGGGCGGTGACCGGCTACGCCCCGACGATCGACGGGCCGGACGGTCTGCGGAAGCTGTCGCTCGACAAGTACCACTTCCTGTACCTCGTCAACGTCCCCTCGCTCCAGCCGGACGCCCTGGCCGCCCTCGAAGACTACGTCCGCGGCGGCGGCGGGCTGGCGTGGTTCCTGGGGGATCTCGTTCAGCCGGACTTCTACAACAAGACCCTCTATGCCGGCGGGGCGGGGCTGTTTCCGGTGCCGATCGCGAACTCCCCCGCCCGGATGGTTCGGGACGCGAGCGTCGTCCGGCCGGACATCACGGTCTCGCGGCATCCGATTACAAATGTTCTCTCGGGCCAGGATAACCCGTTCATCGACGTCGTCCGGGTGAACCTCTTCTATCCGCCGGCCGAGGACGTTCCGGCCGACCTGTGGAACCACGTCAAGCCGATCGCCACGCTCCAGGGGGGGCCTCCCCTCATCATGGAGCATGCCTTCGGCGAGGGCCGGATCGTGACCTGCCTGACGACCGCCGGACCGCTCCGCGATCCGCAGGGGATGATGTGGAACAACTGGGCCAGCGGCGAAGGGGCGGTCAGCTTCTCCGTCCTCCAGCTCGAACTGGCGAAGTACATCGCCCGGCAGGACCTGACCCTCCCGCGGCGGACGGTCGGCGAGCCGATCGCCGCGACCTTCTCGCTCGGGCAATACAAGGAGGAAGTCGAAGTCCTCACGCCTGACGATCAGGCGATCAAGATCAAGGCCCAGGTCGAAGAGGGGGCCGGCGCGACGACCTCCTCGACGCCCACCGCCTCGGTCACCTTCCGCGACACGGAGCGGCCCGGAATCTATGCCCTGCGGCTCGCCGGATCGGGCCAGCCGGGCGAAGAGCGGCTGGCGGCCTACAACGTCCCACCACAGGAAGGCCAGCTCGAACTGGCCTCGGAAGAGATCCTCCGCCGGCAGCTCGGCGACGTCGAAGCGACGATCCAGGCGGCCGGCTCGTTCGAATGGATCCGCAGCGACTCCCCCGGCAGCGAAATTCGCCGCTGGCTCCTGTGGCTCCTCGTCCTGATCGGCATGGCGGAACAGGCCCTGGCGTACCGGTTGAGTTACCATGCGTGA
- a CDS encoding VWA domain-containing protein — protein sequence MLLAQTSAASSAASVTSVREFDWPYAASEWLLFAGLLAAAVFTVWMCYRDTRRLHPGWAAWLILLRLGVLAGLTVIALNPHTRTQTEAFRPSQVAVLVDTSLSMQQPVALPDRASPAPPVSRAEAVRKLLADSPLIADLRKQHTVDLYGFDSDLSPSLHRFPSETEAEGKPVSPAGAAAPAAAAAPDYAAVLAPKGSSTALGDAIDKALSELKGNTLAGVLVVTDGAGNAGRDVRTANDRAKKNGARLVAVGVGATVPPMNVELAKIIAPTDVQKGDSFEITAFVQAQGMSGQSALLELVQKGAEDSEASVVDSKTITLAGDGEPVEVKFDRAPPGAGNYEYTVRVKPQGTVIESREDDNLQTRTINIFDRPMKVLIVAGGPMRDYRFVRNLLHRHPSMDVDVWLQTGEVGISQDSDHLLFKFPETREALFAYDVMLAFDPDWKLVTPDQQKLIEEWVGQEGGGLVFVAGDVYTEQLSADSPAVATMRRLCPVVVDQPGPALKGDAASQAWQVGLTQEGQAAEFLRLSDDPAAAGKLWQQFPGFYKCFPTKARKGGTTVYAEFSDPLSRGADGQPVLIAAQRYSQGQSLYIGSAEFWRLRNYGDELYDRFWIKLTRKAAEGRSKRGVQRGMLILEGREFDLGQVVPVRARVVTPQFQPLDVGTINLDVFDPQGRPLTPPPQLTKDPNRPQEFAGDFRVLLPGKYRIAVAVPDEKEPVTAELQVRLPQLEFAKLTQDVPTLESLVAGTGGKYLTLAEAAEAAPALFPNKGERIIIDQRIKELWDRSWVLYLLVTLFGLEWLTRKLLRLA from the coding sequence ATGCTCCTTGCCCAAACGTCCGCCGCCTCCTCTGCCGCCTCGGTGACGAGCGTGCGGGAGTTCGACTGGCCGTATGCGGCGAGCGAGTGGCTCCTCTTCGCGGGGCTCCTGGCGGCGGCGGTCTTTACGGTCTGGATGTGCTACCGCGATACGCGGCGGCTCCATCCCGGCTGGGCCGCGTGGCTGATTCTCCTGCGGCTGGGTGTCCTGGCGGGGCTGACGGTCATCGCCCTCAATCCTCATACCCGGACGCAGACCGAGGCCTTCCGTCCGTCGCAGGTGGCGGTCCTCGTCGACACGTCGCTCTCGATGCAGCAGCCGGTCGCCCTTCCGGACCGCGCCTCCCCGGCGCCCCCCGTGTCGCGGGCCGAGGCTGTCCGCAAGCTCCTCGCCGACTCGCCCCTGATCGCGGACCTGCGGAAGCAGCACACCGTCGATCTCTACGGCTTCGACTCCGACCTCTCCCCGAGCCTCCACCGCTTCCCCTCGGAAACGGAAGCCGAGGGCAAGCCGGTCTCACCGGCCGGCGCCGCGGCTCCGGCAGCGGCCGCTGCGCCGGACTACGCGGCGGTCCTGGCCCCCAAGGGCTCCTCGACCGCCCTCGGCGACGCGATCGACAAAGCGCTCTCCGAACTCAAAGGGAACACGCTCGCCGGGGTACTCGTCGTCACCGACGGCGCCGGGAACGCCGGACGCGATGTCCGGACGGCGAACGACCGGGCCAAGAAGAACGGGGCGCGGCTTGTGGCGGTTGGCGTCGGGGCTACGGTCCCGCCGATGAACGTCGAGCTCGCCAAGATCATCGCTCCCACCGACGTCCAGAAGGGGGACTCGTTCGAGATCACCGCGTTCGTCCAGGCCCAGGGGATGTCGGGGCAGTCCGCGCTGCTCGAGCTCGTCCAGAAGGGGGCGGAGGACTCCGAAGCGAGCGTCGTCGACTCGAAGACGATCACGCTCGCCGGCGACGGGGAGCCTGTGGAAGTGAAGTTCGACCGGGCCCCGCCGGGGGCGGGAAACTACGAATACACCGTCCGTGTGAAGCCGCAGGGGACGGTCATCGAGAGCCGGGAGGACGACAACCTCCAGACCCGGACGATCAACATCTTCGACCGGCCGATGAAGGTTCTGATCGTCGCCGGCGGCCCGATGCGGGACTACCGCTTCGTCCGCAACCTGCTGCACCGCCACCCCTCGATGGATGTCGACGTCTGGCTCCAGACGGGCGAGGTCGGGATCAGCCAGGACTCGGACCACCTCCTGTTCAAGTTCCCCGAGACCCGCGAGGCGCTCTTCGCCTACGACGTGATGCTCGCCTTCGACCCGGACTGGAAGCTCGTGACTCCCGACCAGCAGAAGCTGATTGAGGAATGGGTCGGCCAGGAAGGGGGGGGCCTCGTCTTCGTGGCGGGGGACGTCTACACGGAGCAGCTCTCGGCCGACTCCCCGGCGGTCGCCACGATGCGGCGGCTCTGCCCGGTCGTCGTCGATCAGCCCGGCCCCGCGCTCAAAGGGGACGCGGCCTCGCAGGCGTGGCAGGTCGGCCTCACGCAGGAAGGGCAGGCGGCCGAGTTCCTCCGGCTGTCCGACGACCCGGCCGCGGCGGGAAAACTCTGGCAGCAGTTCCCGGGGTTCTACAAGTGTTTCCCGACCAAGGCCCGCAAAGGGGGGACGACGGTCTACGCCGAGTTCTCCGATCCGCTGTCCCGCGGTGCGGACGGCCAGCCGGTCCTGATCGCGGCCCAGCGGTACAGCCAGGGGCAGTCGCTCTACATCGGGAGCGCGGAGTTCTGGCGGCTGCGGAACTATGGGGATGAACTCTACGACCGGTTCTGGATCAAGCTGACCCGCAAGGCGGCCGAAGGGCGGAGCAAGCGGGGCGTCCAGCGGGGGATGCTGATCCTCGAAGGCCGCGAGTTCGATCTCGGTCAGGTCGTCCCCGTGCGGGCCCGCGTCGTCACGCCGCAGTTCCAGCCGCTCGACGTCGGGACGATCAACCTCGACGTTTTCGATCCGCAGGGCCGGCCCCTCACTCCGCCGCCGCAGCTGACGAAGGATCCCAACCGGCCGCAGGAGTTCGCCGGGGATTTTCGAGTGCTGCTGCCCGGCAAGTACCGCATCGCGGTGGCGGTCCCGGACGAGAAGGAGCCGGTGACGGCGGAGCTTCAGGTCCGGCTGCCGCAGCTCGAATTCGCCAAGCTGACCCAGGACGTCCCGACGCTCGAATCGCTCGTCGCCGGGACCGGGGGCAAATACCTGACGCTTGCCGAGGCGGCCGAGGCCGCGCCTGCTCTGTTCCCCAACAAGGGGGAGCGGATCATCATCGACCAGCGGATCAAGGAGTTGTGGGACCGGAGCTGGGTCCTGTATCTGCTGGTCACGCTCTTCGGCCTTGAGTGGCTGACGCGAAAGCTCCTCCGGCTTGCCTGA